In Fusobacterium massiliense, a single window of DNA contains:
- a CDS encoding L-serine ammonia-lyase, iron-sulfur-dependent, subunit alpha — protein MDTLKELFKIGAGPSSSHTIGPERATKRVKEKFPNADSFIVELWGSLAATGKGHYTDKIIIETFKPIPVEIIWKPEFVHELHTNGMKFIALDKDKQELGEWIVFSVGGGTIRDYDELMDKNPKKEVYPLNTMKEITKWCKDNNKQLWQYVEEYEGPSIWQHLKYIDQAMDDAVRRGLEKEGDVPGPFKYPKRAKEMYEKSLSKRAALIFTNKVFAYALAVSEENASMGQVVTAPTCGASGVIPGLLRGMKEEYELTEKHILRGLAIAGLIGNLVKYNATISGAEGGCQAEVGTACSMAAAMATYFMGGNIDQIEYAAESAMEHHLGMTCDPVGGYVIIPCIERNAICAVRALNTAIYCMSTDGNHTISFDEVIKTMKETGKDMCSAYKETSDGGLAKYYDRILVDNNSESK, from the coding sequence ATGGATACACTTAAAGAATTATTTAAGATTGGAGCAGGACCTTCTAGCTCTCACACAATAGGTCCAGAAAGAGCAACAAAAAGAGTAAAAGAAAAATTTCCAAATGCAGATAGCTTTATTGTAGAGTTGTGGGGAAGTTTAGCAGCAACAGGAAAAGGACATTATACAGATAAAATAATAATAGAAACATTTAAACCGATTCCAGTAGAAATAATTTGGAAACCAGAATTTGTTCATGAATTACATACGAATGGAATGAAATTCATAGCTCTTGATAAAGATAAGCAAGAATTAGGAGAATGGATAGTATTTTCAGTTGGTGGTGGAACAATAAGAGATTATGATGAACTTATGGATAAGAATCCTAAAAAGGAAGTTTATCCCTTAAATACTATGAAAGAAATAACTAAATGGTGTAAAGATAATAACAAACAATTATGGCAGTATGTTGAAGAATATGAAGGGCCAAGTATATGGCAACATCTAAAGTACATTGATCAAGCTATGGACGATGCAGTTAGAAGAGGACTTGAAAAAGAAGGAGATGTACCTGGACCTTTTAAATATCCTAAGAGAGCTAAAGAAATGTATGAAAAATCTTTATCAAAAAGAGCAGCTTTAATTTTTACAAATAAAGTTTTTGCTTATGCATTAGCTGTTTCTGAAGAAAATGCAAGTATGGGACAAGTTGTAACTGCTCCTACTTGTGGAGCTTCTGGTGTTATTCCAGGACTTTTAAGAGGAATGAAAGAAGAATATGAATTGACAGAAAAACATATATTAAGAGGACTTGCAATAGCTGGATTGATAGGAAATTTAGTAAAATATAATGCAACTATTTCAGGAGCTGAAGGTGGATGTCAAGCAGAAGTTGGGACAGCTTGTTCTATGGCAGCAGCAATGGCAACATACTTTATGGGCGGAAATATAGACCAGATAGAGTATGCAGCTGAAAGTGCTATGGAACATCATTTAGGAATGACTTGTGACCCTGTAGGAGGCTATGTAATTATTCCTTGTATAGAAAGAAATGCCATCTGTGCCGTAAGAGCTTTAAATACAGCTATTTATTGTATGTCAACAGATGGAAATCACACTATAAGTTTCGATGAAGTTATTAAGACAATGAAA
- a CDS encoding thioredoxin family protein, with protein sequence MKGLQEIYLKGFSFEKYKSIASEDELEKLEELYKNSFISENLIEKIKKIKVKTPVLASVETWCPYARIFLTTIRKINEVNEIFDLSLITYGRGLHDLAGYLHIEEDDFVVPTAVFFDKEFNNLRVFNGFPEKYHKEDTLDTIDATRNYLKGKNIDDIVEDVLKIFE encoded by the coding sequence ATGAAAGGTTTACAAGAAATTTATTTAAAAGGATTTAGCTTTGAAAAATATAAAAGTATAGCGAGTGAAGATGAATTAGAAAAGTTAGAAGAATTGTATAAAAATTCTTTTATATCAGAAAATTTAATAGAAAAAATAAAAAAAATTAAAGTGAAAACTCCAGTTTTAGCAAGTGTTGAAACTTGGTGCCCTTATGCTAGAATTTTTTTAACAACTATTAGAAAAATTAATGAAGTAAATGAAATATTTGATTTATCTTTAATAACTTATGGAAGAGGACTACACGACTTAGCAGGATACTTACATATAGAAGAAGATGATTTTGTTGTTCCAACAGCAGTATTTTTTGATAAAGAATTTAATAATTTAAGAGTTTTTAACGGATTTCCTGAAAAATATCATAAAGAAGATACTTTAGACACTATTGATGCAACTAGAAATTATCTAAAAGGTAAAAATATTGATGATATTGTTGAAGATGTTTTAAAAATTTTTGAATAA
- a CDS encoding epoxyqueuosine reductase QueH — translation MKINYDLKMEEILKEVSKNGEKKRLLIHSCCGPCSSSVLEYLKDYFKIDIYFYNPNITMDYEYYARIVEQKEMIEKLNYDMNVIEGIYDPKSDFFSKIKGLENEPEGGARCYSCYDLRIGETAKKAKEEGYDFFSTVLSISPMKNVNYINEIGEKYSKEYNIDFLFADFKKKNRYLRSVQISKELDMYRQEYCGCIFSKVEKEKRDREKAEKEANEGGKSND, via the coding sequence ATGAAAATTAATTATGATTTGAAAATGGAAGAGATATTAAAAGAAGTTTCTAAAAATGGGGAGAAAAAAAGATTGTTAATTCATTCTTGTTGTGGACCTTGTAGTTCATCTGTTTTAGAGTATTTGAAAGATTATTTTAAAATAGATATTTATTTTTATAATCCTAATATAACTATGGATTATGAATACTATGCTAGAATAGTCGAACAAAAAGAAATGATAGAGAAATTAAATTATGATATGAATGTTATAGAGGGAATTTATGATCCTAAAAGTGATTTTTTTTCTAAAATAAAGGGCTTAGAAAATGAACCAGAGGGAGGAGCAAGGTGCTATTCTTGTTATGATTTAAGAATAGGAGAAACAGCAAAAAAAGCAAAAGAGGAGGGTTATGATTTTTTCTCAACAGTGCTTAGTATAAGTCCTATGAAAAATGTAAACTATATTAATGAAATAGGAGAGAAGTATTCTAAAGAATATAATATAGATTTCTTGTTTGCAGATTTTAAAAAGAAAAATAGATATTTAAGATCAGTTCAAATTTCAAAAGAATTAGATATGTATAGACAAGAATATTGTGGTTGTATATTTTCAAAAGTTGAAAAAGAAAAAAGAGATAGAGAAAAAGCAGAAAAAGAAGCAAATGAGGGAGGTAAATCAAATGACTAG
- the ruvA gene encoding Holliday junction branch migration protein RuvA, which produces MFEYLNGIVEYKKTDYVAIDINGVGYKVYISLREYEKLEIGKQYRLYIYNHIKEDTNKLIGFLEERERKIFEMLLAVNGIGISLALAVLSNFSYDKIIEIISNEDYNSLKRVPKLGEKKAQLIILELKNKLKNIEIISSSHEIKGISMDMLQDLISALESLGYNKKEIDKNLAKIDLKQYASVEEAIKGILKNIRIGE; this is translated from the coding sequence ATGTTTGAATATTTAAATGGAATAGTAGAATATAAAAAAACGGATTATGTGGCAATAGATATTAACGGAGTCGGTTATAAAGTATATATTTCACTTAGAGAGTATGAAAAGTTAGAGATTGGAAAACAATATAGATTATACATATATAATCATATAAAAGAGGATACAAATAAACTGATCGGATTTTTGGAAGAAAGAGAAAGAAAAATATTTGAGATGCTATTAGCTGTAAACGGGATAGGTATTTCTTTAGCATTAGCAGTTTTATCAAATTTTTCTTACGATAAAATTATTGAAATAATTTCAAATGAAGATTATAATAGTTTAAAAAGAGTCCCAAAACTTGGAGAAAAGAAAGCACAATTAATAATTTTAGAATTAAAAAATAAACTAAAAAATATAGAAATTATAAGTAGTTCACATGAAATAAAAGGTATTTCTATGGATATGCTTCAAGATTTAATTTCTGCTTTAGAAAGTTTAGGATACAATAAAAAAGAAATAGATAAAAATTTAGCAAAAATAGATTTAAAACAATACGCAAGTGTAGAGGAAGCAATAAAAGGAATTTTGAAAAATATAAGAATAGGAGAATAG